A genomic window from Sphingobacterium sp. BN32 includes:
- a CDS encoding SusD/RagB family nutrient-binding outer membrane lipoprotein yields the protein MKTLKHITYISIGALLMTTASCTKDFERINTPPTSVTEVDPSLLMARVLRDGTFQESGELPNTKFGSWIQHWAGGPVVPVSRYFEGPENLIWAQHYQLFRNIAQIREELSGLENDPAGRSKLAIADIYEVFLFQRLTDLFGDIPFSEITKSSTQINRTPKFDKQEDIYPALIQRLNTALGKLTTGDASYGTSDFFYSGNIDKWKKFGNSLKLRLGMRLRYANTSLAQQTVTEAMGSSYGLLSSNADNAAVATFNNAQAENQNPILRQLTTGSADLRYLANTLVDKMKEYNDPRLPLLAEPVTINGNSTYQGIGVALTDNQLSQLIRANYSTPNKATYFSQSFTPIPVYALTYSDVCFYKAEAAILGWGLSAADVQSNFVNGVKAAAALPPYNLSTLPASYEQNVLALTGLSNDQKMEKIATQKWIHLFGRNMEAFSEWRRTGYPRLTAGPNPGSTNGQIPRRAIYSSDESELNKANYDEAVGRLSNGDSFLSKVWWDKR from the coding sequence ATGAAAACATTAAAACATATTACCTATATAAGCATCGGCGCCCTATTGATGACAACAGCGTCGTGTACAAAGGATTTCGAAAGAATAAACACGCCTCCGACTTCGGTAACTGAAGTTGATCCTTCACTATTGATGGCTCGCGTATTACGCGACGGTACTTTCCAAGAGTCCGGAGAACTTCCGAACACAAAATTCGGTTCATGGATTCAACATTGGGCAGGCGGACCGGTAGTTCCGGTTTCCCGATATTTTGAGGGTCCCGAAAACCTGATCTGGGCGCAACATTATCAGTTGTTTAGAAATATCGCACAGATTCGTGAAGAGCTTAGCGGCTTAGAAAACGATCCTGCAGGCAGAAGCAAACTAGCGATTGCGGATATCTATGAGGTATTCTTATTTCAACGTCTAACGGATCTATTTGGAGACATTCCTTTTTCAGAAATTACGAAATCAAGTACTCAAATCAATAGAACGCCAAAGTTCGACAAACAAGAGGATATCTATCCGGCTTTAATTCAAAGGTTAAACACCGCCTTAGGCAAATTAACAACGGGGGATGCGAGCTATGGCACTTCCGACTTCTTTTATTCTGGAAACATCGACAAGTGGAAGAAATTCGGGAACTCCTTAAAACTACGTCTTGGAATGCGCCTTCGCTATGCTAACACAAGCCTAGCGCAGCAGACCGTAACGGAAGCAATGGGTTCAAGCTATGGATTATTGAGCAGCAATGCTGATAACGCCGCGGTAGCAACATTCAACAATGCACAGGCGGAGAATCAGAATCCTATCCTCAGACAGTTAACCACCGGTAGTGCCGATCTACGGTATCTCGCAAACACCTTGGTCGATAAAATGAAAGAGTATAATGACCCTCGCCTTCCTTTATTAGCGGAGCCCGTTACGATTAATGGAAACAGCACCTATCAGGGTATCGGAGTTGCACTAACAGATAACCAGCTTTCACAACTGATCCGAGCAAATTACTCTACACCCAATAAGGCAACATACTTCAGTCAAAGTTTCACACCCATCCCTGTTTATGCTTTAACCTATTCAGATGTTTGTTTCTACAAAGCGGAAGCTGCCATTTTAGGATGGGGATTGAGCGCTGCTGATGTGCAAAGCAATTTCGTAAATGGCGTGAAAGCTGCGGCTGCACTGCCACCTTACAATCTTTCGACTCTTCCCGCAAGTTACGAGCAGAATGTGCTTGCATTAACAGGATTATCGAACGATCAGAAGATGGAGAAGATTGCGACCCAAAAATGGATTCATCTGTTTGGTCGTAATATGGAAGCATTTTCCGAATGGAGACGGACCGGATACCCTCGCTTAACAGCAGGTCCTAATCCTGGTTCGACAAACGGACAAATCCCGCGTCGCGCTATCTATTCCAGCGATGAGTCAGAATTGAATAAAGCAAATTATGACGAAGCCGTAGGAAGACTGAGCAACGGCGATTCCTTCCTTTCGAAAGTTTGGTGGGATAAACGATAA
- a CDS encoding DUF4870 domain-containing protein, whose amino-acid sequence MEKNDLKVNTAGLQDNKTIGIIAYITWIGLLVAFIMNKDKQDPFVKFHIRQNLGLLVIGILSGVLNFIPAVGAIIGYVLFAVLFVLWIIGILGAISGKTNPVPVVGPMFQDWFKGI is encoded by the coding sequence ATGGAGAAGAATGATTTAAAAGTTAACACAGCCGGTTTACAAGACAACAAGACAATTGGAATTATTGCTTACATCACTTGGATTGGGCTTTTAGTAGCCTTTATCATGAATAAGGACAAGCAAGATCCTTTTGTTAAATTTCACATTCGCCAGAATCTGGGTCTGTTAGTAATCGGGATTCTTAGTGGGGTATTGAACTTCATTCCAGCAGTAGGTGCCATTATCGGTTATGTACTTTTCGCGGTACTTTTCGTCCTTTGGATTATCGGGATTTTAGGTGCCATTAGTGGAAAAACAAACCCTGTACCGGTCGTGGGACCGATGTTCCAGGATTGGTTTAAAGGAATATAA
- a CDS encoding SusC/RagA family TonB-linked outer membrane protein — MSNYLHKKKGVLTAFLLHFSRPKSTWALHMALCGAMSMSVQVGMAQSSASVNGVVRDANGKAVEGVTVVIQNRAQSFRQTTVTDAAGTFNFSQIPDGQGYSFTFNSLGYSSKTLSDYNIKGNDKVSLSVTLESSAENLEEVVVTALGIKRDKKALGYTVAELKGDELTNGKEANVANALSGKVAGVQVSRAASGAGGSAKVVIRGNNSLIGNSQPLYVVDGVPIDNQNISAPSQWGGTDYGDGIGNINPDDIESMSVLKGPNAAALYGQRGSNGVILITTKSGKAGKTNFNFNSDYSIGTGLVLPDFQNEYGQGLNGTFTHFRKDDGTIVSMAQAIANNFSGIPKMSGGRDRTTRASWGARMEGQQYEDMYGNILAFNPASDTYKSFFQTEKQWVNNLSVDGGNEKVNYRFSYANTNVDGYIPTNTLNRNNFGLRSQAKITDKLHIDVKANYIIQQAENRPTVSDAADNPAYLFISQPRSLSNSIASSYKWTADEVKKQLGFSGVYEGLEKTYATNSSTANPFWTINENHNEDRRDRLIGMLRLSYDVMPWLKLSATGGTDFYTDQRFRYRPINTYQSLNKKGDIREEVIRSREDNYDFLASSNFAANDDINLSFNLGASHLSRYLRLTGNSGNQFIVPNLYVINNTTTNTYLFDLIESQINSAYMSGQFAFRDYWFVDFSARNDWSSTLSKKNNSFFYPSVSSSLVLSDAFNWKSSTMPYAKIRASWAQAGSSGNPYQLTGAYSLNQYTHGGIPMASYTEIIPDPDLKNELTTSIEAGADFRFLSSRLSLSFTYYEARTKNQILDVPISPSSLYVKNRINAGEISNKGFEFVVSGTPVKTENFEWTSQFNFNRNRNKVESLYPGVETFLLATDRGINVVAEVGKPFGQLIGTQFAWIKDDAGNRLIDPNTGLPLRTSGRVETDLGNAQPDWIGGFSNNLRYKGFTLHALVDIRQGGIIFSQSNREQIIYGTSKKTLEGRDGTYVASGMVASQNGNGQWVSTGVENSKQVNAQDYWNLVASDKEVMVSEEMINDMSYIAMREISLSYNLPKSFLPHKAVKNLKLGIYGRNLFYFQRKTDGFSPESASFNVHNSSIGIESTSLPMMRNFGINLSMGL, encoded by the coding sequence ATGAGTAATTATTTACACAAGAAAAAAGGAGTGCTAACGGCATTCCTACTCCACTTTTCTCGACCTAAGAGCACATGGGCACTGCACATGGCACTCTGCGGCGCAATGAGTATGAGTGTGCAAGTCGGAATGGCTCAAAGCAGCGCAAGCGTTAATGGTGTCGTGAGAGATGCTAATGGTAAAGCGGTAGAAGGTGTCACGGTTGTCATTCAAAATAGAGCGCAGTCGTTTAGACAGACCACCGTTACGGATGCGGCAGGAACGTTCAACTTCAGTCAGATACCTGATGGACAAGGCTATAGCTTTACCTTCAATTCCCTAGGATACAGCTCGAAAACATTAAGCGATTATAATATCAAGGGGAATGATAAAGTATCTTTATCCGTGACTTTAGAGTCTAGTGCTGAGAACCTGGAAGAGGTTGTAGTAACCGCTTTGGGTATCAAGCGCGACAAAAAAGCCTTGGGCTATACAGTTGCTGAGCTTAAGGGCGACGAGTTGACCAACGGTAAAGAGGCGAACGTAGCGAATGCGTTATCAGGCAAAGTGGCTGGCGTCCAAGTGAGCCGTGCCGCCTCGGGTGCTGGTGGTTCGGCTAAAGTTGTTATCCGTGGAAACAATTCCCTGATTGGAAATAGCCAACCGCTATATGTTGTTGATGGTGTCCCTATTGACAACCAAAACATTTCTGCACCCTCTCAATGGGGAGGAACCGATTATGGCGATGGTATCGGAAATATAAACCCTGATGATATCGAAAGCATGTCGGTCTTAAAAGGGCCAAATGCCGCGGCACTTTATGGGCAGCGCGGTAGTAATGGTGTTATCCTGATCACGACGAAGTCGGGAAAGGCTGGCAAAACAAACTTTAATTTTAATTCTGATTATTCGATTGGGACAGGACTGGTATTACCTGATTTCCAAAATGAATATGGGCAGGGATTGAACGGAACCTTCACCCATTTCCGTAAAGACGATGGAACTATCGTCTCTATGGCGCAAGCCATTGCAAACAATTTCTCAGGGATTCCGAAAATGTCCGGCGGTCGCGATAGAACAACGCGCGCAAGTTGGGGAGCACGCATGGAAGGTCAGCAATATGAAGATATGTATGGAAATATCTTAGCGTTTAATCCAGCGTCAGACACTTATAAAAGCTTCTTCCAAACCGAAAAACAATGGGTGAATAACTTAAGTGTCGATGGTGGAAATGAAAAAGTAAACTACCGTTTCTCGTATGCAAACACGAATGTTGACGGATATATCCCGACGAATACATTAAACCGTAATAACTTCGGTCTTCGTTCGCAAGCAAAGATTACCGATAAGCTACATATTGATGTAAAAGCTAATTACATCATTCAACAGGCGGAGAATCGTCCCACAGTTTCTGATGCGGCGGATAACCCTGCATACTTATTCATTAGTCAGCCAAGAAGCTTAAGCAATAGCATTGCTTCAAGCTACAAATGGACAGCCGATGAGGTGAAAAAACAATTGGGCTTCTCTGGTGTGTATGAAGGATTGGAGAAGACCTATGCAACGAACAGTTCGACGGCTAACCCCTTCTGGACGATCAATGAAAACCATAATGAGGATCGTCGTGATCGATTGATCGGAATGTTAAGATTATCCTACGACGTGATGCCATGGTTAAAACTATCGGCTACTGGTGGAACGGATTTCTACACGGATCAACGCTTTAGATATCGTCCGATAAACACCTATCAAAGTTTAAATAAAAAAGGGGATATCCGCGAAGAGGTGATCCGCAGCAGAGAGGATAATTATGACTTCTTAGCAAGCTCTAACTTTGCAGCAAACGATGATATTAACTTAAGTTTCAACTTAGGAGCAAGTCATTTAAGCCGTTATCTTCGTTTAACAGGTAACTCCGGAAATCAGTTTATTGTTCCGAACCTTTACGTCATCAACAATACAACAACGAATACCTATCTTTTTGATTTAATCGAGTCGCAGATCAATTCGGCTTATATGTCGGGACAATTTGCTTTCCGCGATTATTGGTTTGTAGATTTCTCCGCACGTAATGACTGGTCTTCTACCCTATCGAAAAAGAATAATTCTTTCTTCTACCCTTCTGTAAGTAGCAGTTTGGTACTTAGCGATGCCTTCAACTGGAAATCATCGACTATGCCGTATGCTAAAATTAGAGCATCTTGGGCGCAGGCTGGTAGCTCGGGTAATCCATATCAATTGACTGGTGCTTATAGTCTGAATCAGTACACCCACGGCGGTATTCCGATGGCTTCTTATACCGAAATCATTCCTGACCCAGATCTAAAGAATGAGTTGACAACTTCCATTGAGGCTGGAGCAGACTTTAGATTCCTTTCTAGCAGATTGTCACTATCCTTTACCTATTACGAAGCACGTACGAAGAATCAGATCTTGGACGTCCCTATTTCACCATCGAGTTTGTATGTTAAAAATAGAATCAATGCGGGAGAAATCTCCAACAAGGGTTTCGAATTTGTCGTTTCGGGTACCCCTGTAAAAACGGAGAACTTCGAGTGGACCAGTCAATTCAACTTTAACAGAAACCGCAATAAAGTAGAATCGCTTTATCCAGGCGTTGAAACGTTCTTACTAGCGACGGATAGAGGGATCAACGTTGTTGCAGAAGTTGGAAAGCCTTTCGGTCAATTGATCGGTACGCAATTCGCGTGGATTAAAGATGATGCTGGCAATCGCTTGATCGACCCAAATACAGGCTTACCGCTACGCACATCAGGTCGTGTAGAAACAGATTTAGGGAATGCCCAACCAGATTGGATTGGTGGATTCTCTAATAACTTACGTTATAAAGGCTTCACATTACATGCATTGGTTGATATTCGTCAGGGCGGCATTATCTTCTCACAATCTAACCGTGAACAGATTATCTATGGTACATCAAAGAAAACTTTAGAGGGTCGCGATGGAACATATGTAGCTTCAGGTATGGTGGCTTCACAGAATGGAAATGGCCAATGGGTAAGTACTGGAGTTGAAAACAGCAAGCAGGTGAATGCGCAAGACTACTGGAACTTGGTAGCAAGTGATAAAGAAGTTATGGTTTCGGAAGAGATGATCAACGATATGAGCTATATCGCGATGCGTGAGATCAGCCTTTCATACAACCTTCCGAAAAGTTTTCTTCCACATAAAGCGGTGAAAAACTTAAAGCTTGGAATTTACGGTAGAAACCTATTCTATTTCCAACGCAAAACTGATGGTTTCTCGCCTGAATCAGCTTCATTTAATGTGCATAACTCATCGATTGGTATCGAATCAACTTCTCTTCCAATGATGCGCAACTTCGGAATTAACTTATCAATGGGCCTGTAA
- a CDS encoding FecR family protein, with translation MISTAVAAVLLIIMGVVNPLYQDKAPTLPLVQEHAKTNVPTAPLVGNLFYINSTNQDMEIYCSDSSKILLAKGSEVRFAEDFSGLKERKIELKGKATFRVTKDKNRPFRVFSDKLITTALGTTFLVEEIYGRKTRVQLIEGKIDVKERDRKSEKPIQKLFEQTGEIVLDHLQQKIISEVKTVNNQYDRKGFYKEEHGKIIIKNIPIKDLLNILEHNFNIKLKSDSYLAPNFYFSGTFKETPDAYADIIKEINYLHKTDIVVLKN, from the coding sequence ATGATCAGCACCGCGGTTGCTGCTGTGCTTCTAATTATTATGGGCGTCGTGAACCCACTATATCAAGATAAGGCTCCTACGCTCCCACTTGTTCAAGAACACGCAAAAACTAATGTGCCTACCGCCCCACTGGTCGGAAACCTCTTTTACATTAACTCAACGAACCAAGACATGGAGATCTATTGCAGCGACAGCTCCAAGATCTTGTTAGCGAAAGGTTCCGAAGTTCGCTTTGCCGAAGACTTCAGCGGACTGAAGGAACGGAAGATCGAACTGAAAGGCAAAGCAACCTTTCGAGTAACAAAAGATAAAAACCGGCCATTCCGCGTGTTCTCTGATAAATTGATAACGACTGCCCTCGGCACAACATTCTTAGTCGAAGAAATTTATGGACGCAAAACCCGGGTTCAACTGATTGAAGGTAAAATCGATGTTAAAGAACGCGATCGAAAGAGCGAAAAGCCTATCCAAAAGCTGTTTGAACAAACTGGAGAAATTGTCCTTGATCACCTGCAACAAAAGATTATTTCCGAGGTCAAAACGGTGAACAATCAATACGATCGTAAAGGATTTTACAAAGAAGAACATGGGAAGATTATCATTAAAAATATTCCAATAAAAGATTTATTAAATATTCTAGAGCACAATTTTAACATTAAGTTAAAGTCAGATTCTTACCTTGCGCCCAATTTCTATTTCAGTGGGACGTTCAAGGAAACCCCAGATGCCTATGCAGATATCATTAAAGAGATTAACTATTTGCACAAAACGGACATCGTCGTATTGAAAAATTAG
- a CDS encoding FG-GAP-like repeat-containing protein, with protein MLKSPLKAFGMKGLCKVMATALLLCTMGCEKNTVQPKEDVETPATPEEPNVINPNPLVLEESFTVMSFNLRNPTNADPFTQLQRMSKLTTLMNDNEVDILGVQELANNDVEDYVNSAMDQAGYAVYKTGAANGSPKSIFYKKSRFTLVNAGHLIKEFVAGTIISSAKWVILKDVKNNNEYFVINSHWYHTADAGEYRKEFAQILLDCIKANHGGRPVICMGDFNAIPGTTEINTIKNADGFNMVDALMEAQGDPTFHNWTGVGSKKIDYVMSTRDLAFRSYKVVKDKYTVDGKTMWPSDHFPVFARYIPAIFGTSKQDASAASSDAKNQYFFADINGDGKKDKISWNAGSNGGKVSVYLANGNGGFQSTAVVHDASASTSADSYYYFADVNGDKRADLIRWNKGLVSGKTQVYLASSNGSFSATAIDNPEGTSAGTTTKFFFADVNGDGMADKIYWNSTHDGGNIRVYLATGGGNFSGTVISSSNVGSTTVNTNYYFADINGDGKYDLVRWQASLDSGKAMVFLSNGDGTFTKSVDHSNAGATSGLESTKFYFADVNGDGKADKIYWNASNNLGEPKIYLGTSTTFESPVYSLRGTSQKESTNYYFEDINGDGKADQIRWNPTENNGVIKTYLVR; from the coding sequence ATGCTAAAATCACCATTGAAAGCCTTTGGAATGAAGGGATTATGTAAAGTAATGGCGACAGCTTTATTGCTCTGTACCATGGGATGTGAAAAAAATACGGTTCAACCTAAAGAAGATGTTGAGACTCCTGCAACGCCTGAAGAACCAAATGTAATTAATCCCAATCCTTTGGTGTTAGAGGAATCTTTTACAGTCATGTCTTTTAATCTGAGAAACCCTACGAACGCCGATCCTTTTACCCAACTTCAGCGAATGAGCAAGCTTACTACGCTAATGAACGATAATGAGGTAGATATCTTAGGGGTACAGGAGTTGGCCAACAACGATGTGGAGGATTATGTAAACTCTGCGATGGATCAAGCCGGCTATGCAGTTTACAAAACTGGAGCTGCGAACGGATCACCTAAATCAATTTTTTATAAGAAGAGCAGGTTTACTTTAGTCAATGCTGGTCATTTGATCAAAGAGTTCGTTGCTGGGACTATCATCTCTAGTGCCAAATGGGTGATTTTAAAAGATGTGAAGAATAATAATGAATACTTCGTCATCAACTCACATTGGTATCACACTGCTGATGCAGGGGAGTATAGAAAAGAATTTGCTCAGATTTTATTAGACTGTATTAAAGCAAACCACGGAGGTCGTCCTGTGATCTGTATGGGTGATTTTAATGCTATTCCAGGTACAACGGAAATTAATACAATAAAGAATGCGGATGGATTCAATATGGTGGATGCGCTTATGGAAGCACAAGGCGACCCAACCTTTCATAACTGGACCGGAGTAGGCTCAAAAAAGATTGACTATGTTATGAGTACACGCGATCTTGCCTTCCGTAGCTATAAGGTGGTGAAAGATAAGTACACGGTGGATGGGAAGACGATGTGGCCATCCGACCATTTTCCGGTATTTGCACGATATATTCCTGCAATTTTCGGCACTTCAAAACAAGACGCTTCTGCAGCTTCCAGCGATGCAAAGAATCAATACTTCTTCGCTGATATCAATGGCGATGGGAAGAAAGATAAGATTAGCTGGAATGCCGGCTCAAACGGAGGCAAGGTTTCAGTTTATTTAGCAAATGGCAACGGAGGGTTCCAAAGTACTGCAGTCGTGCATGACGCGTCAGCAAGTACATCTGCAGATTCATATTATTATTTCGCCGACGTCAATGGCGACAAGAGAGCCGATCTGATTCGTTGGAATAAAGGTTTGGTTTCAGGTAAAACACAGGTTTACTTAGCATCGAGCAATGGTAGTTTTTCAGCAACGGCGATTGATAATCCTGAAGGTACATCTGCAGGCACAACAACGAAGTTCTTTTTTGCTGATGTAAATGGCGACGGAATGGCGGATAAAATCTATTGGAATTCTACCCATGACGGCGGAAATATTCGCGTTTATCTTGCCACTGGCGGCGGTAATTTCTCTGGCACCGTGATAAGTTCGTCCAATGTAGGTAGTACCACCGTGAATACTAATTATTATTTTGCAGATATTAACGGTGATGGTAAATATGATTTAGTACGCTGGCAGGCGAGCTTAGACAGCGGAAAAGCGATGGTTTTTCTTTCCAATGGCGATGGGACATTCACAAAATCTGTCGACCACTCGAATGCCGGTGCAACGAGCGGATTAGAAAGTACGAAGTTCTACTTTGCAGATGTCAATGGCGATGGTAAAGCCGATAAGATATATTGGAATGCTTCCAATAACTTGGGAGAGCCGAAGATTTACTTAGGCACAAGCACAACATTTGAAAGTCCGGTTTATTCACTGCGAGGTACCTCGCAGAAGGAATCAACGAATTATTATTTCGAGGATATCAATGGCGATGGCAAAGCTGATCAGATCCGTTGGAATCCTACGGAAAATAACGGCGTCATCAAGACGTATTTGGTTAGATAG
- a CDS encoding pitrilysin family protein — MINRELAPALHAIDEITLQQPEQYDFANGLKVFVFTAPEQELIKAEFVFRNIFEGNENPVANVALGNLLKEGTSKLSSARIAEEIDYYGAYLVPEYSFDHNALTLYSLRKHVDAILPIVHDVLTDAIFPEKELNTYIRNNKQNLQISMEKSDFLARRRFYHELFPNTRYGISLTKESLSALNREQVIALYKKQIQPNNATLFLSGNITAEVLAQFRLYFEQQWTNSEVIQKHDFPALEPILPVYSFIDKPAALQSAIRLGKRSIQRVHPDYPALQFTNTLLGGYFGSRLMSNIREEKGYTYSIGSAVANLNYAGFITIATEVGVEYTADTLTEIQKEMGRLQEELVPDQEMELVRNYMLGSMLGSLESVFSHVDKFKSVYFSGLTLDYYHYYTDVIQHISAEEVRTIASQYLRYEDMLKIVVGKESE; from the coding sequence ATGATCAATAGAGAACTTGCACCGGCATTGCATGCCATCGATGAGATTACGCTCCAGCAGCCAGAGCAATATGATTTTGCGAACGGCTTGAAAGTGTTCGTATTTACTGCCCCTGAACAGGAGCTCATTAAAGCGGAATTTGTATTCCGCAATATATTTGAAGGCAATGAGAACCCCGTTGCGAATGTGGCATTAGGAAATCTGTTGAAAGAGGGTACTTCGAAATTGTCGAGCGCGCGCATAGCGGAAGAAATTGATTATTATGGGGCGTATCTGGTTCCTGAATATAGTTTTGATCACAATGCCTTAACATTGTACAGCTTGAGGAAACATGTTGATGCCATATTGCCCATTGTACATGACGTATTAACTGACGCTATTTTTCCGGAAAAAGAGCTGAACACCTATATCCGAAATAATAAGCAGAATCTACAGATTTCGATGGAAAAGTCGGATTTCTTAGCTCGCAGGCGTTTCTACCATGAGCTATTTCCGAATACACGATATGGAATTTCCCTGACCAAAGAGTCGCTTAGTGCATTAAATCGGGAGCAGGTTATTGCGCTTTACAAAAAACAGATTCAGCCTAATAATGCGACTTTATTCTTGTCCGGCAATATTACGGCTGAAGTGTTAGCACAATTTAGGCTATATTTCGAGCAACAGTGGACAAATAGCGAAGTCATACAAAAACATGATTTTCCGGCTTTAGAACCTATCTTACCTGTTTATAGCTTCATCGACAAGCCAGCCGCTTTACAGTCGGCTATACGCCTGGGTAAGCGCAGCATACAACGTGTGCATCCGGACTATCCCGCATTACAATTTACAAATACTTTGCTGGGGGGATACTTTGGCTCTCGCCTGATGAGCAATATCCGTGAGGAGAAGGGTTATACCTATAGCATTGGATCCGCCGTTGCGAATTTGAATTATGCTGGTTTCATCACGATCGCAACAGAAGTAGGCGTGGAATATACCGCAGATACCCTGACGGAGATACAAAAGGAAATGGGTCGTTTGCAGGAAGAGTTGGTTCCTGATCAAGAGATGGAACTGGTTCGAAACTACATGCTCGGGAGCATGTTGGGTAGTCTGGAATCGGTATTTTCTCATGTAGATAAGTTTAAATCCGTTTATTTTTCAGGGTTGACATTAGATTATTATCACTATTACACGGATGTTATCCAACATATTAGTGCGGAAGAGGTAAGGACTATCGCTTCACAATACCTGCGTTATGAAGATATGTTAAAGATTGTTGTAGGTAAGGAGTCGGAATAG
- a CDS encoding TlpA disulfide reductase family protein has protein sequence MCIPAFAAEFIVKGKVKHSEGRSKICLGYAGDDGNYLSDTANIVDGNFTIKGQVSAVQKATLQFISDDKDQRYIYLEFYLEPGNVLIEIDEDIREAQVSAGAEQALAVQLKGQIGGPRKELDSVFSTYRSVLAKKDSVLMKDYLAAVAKLSSAINLAELDFVKRNPESMVAFDVVKARSYIIDVERFSPFLAALGEKAKDSEEGREMSNRLEIAKKTGVGKPMIEVNLADSTGNLIKLSEVKGKYVLLEFWSSWCGPCRAENPNLKRAYAEFKDKGFEIYAVSLDSRKADWLKAIKDDDLPWIHVSDLQGLQCAAAVEYGIIAIPQNILIDNNGTIVEKNLRGDSLQITLSKLLN, from the coding sequence ATGTGTATACCGGCGTTCGCCGCAGAATTTATAGTCAAAGGAAAAGTAAAACACTCGGAGGGGCGCTCGAAAATTTGTTTGGGCTATGCTGGGGATGACGGAAATTATTTGAGCGACACGGCCAATATTGTCGATGGTAATTTTACGATCAAAGGACAAGTTTCCGCTGTACAAAAAGCCACTCTACAATTCATCTCCGATGATAAGGATCAGCGCTATATTTATTTAGAGTTTTACTTGGAACCTGGAAACGTCTTGATTGAAATCGATGAGGATATTCGGGAAGCGCAGGTCTCTGCAGGTGCTGAGCAAGCTTTGGCCGTCCAATTAAAAGGACAAATCGGCGGTCCTCGCAAAGAATTGGATTCAGTCTTTTCTACCTATCGGTCTGTTCTAGCGAAGAAAGACAGTGTATTAATGAAAGACTATTTAGCTGCAGTTGCAAAGCTGAGTTCAGCGATTAATTTAGCCGAATTGGACTTTGTGAAGCGCAATCCTGAGTCCATGGTGGCGTTTGACGTGGTAAAAGCGCGATCTTACATTATTGACGTAGAACGATTTTCTCCATTTTTAGCGGCCCTTGGTGAAAAGGCGAAGGATTCGGAAGAAGGTCGCGAAATGTCCAATAGATTGGAAATTGCGAAAAAAACGGGGGTTGGAAAGCCTATGATTGAAGTCAATCTTGCAGATAGTACTGGCAATTTGATTAAGCTTTCTGAAGTCAAAGGGAAGTATGTGTTACTGGAGTTCTGGTCGTCTTGGTGTGGGCCTTGTCGAGCAGAGAATCCCAACCTTAAACGAGCATATGCTGAATTTAAGGATAAGGGTTTCGAGATCTACGCAGTTTCATTGGATAGTAGGAAAGCAGATTGGTTGAAGGCCATTAAAGATGATGATCTACCGTGGATACATGTTTCGGACCTGCAAGGATTACAGTGCGCTGCTGCAGTTGAATATGGCATCATTGCAATTCCACAAAACATATTGATTGATAATAACGGAACAATTGTAGAGAAAAACCTCCGTGGAGATTCTTTACAAATCACACTTTCAAAATTATTGAACTAG